A stretch of the Pseudomonadota bacterium genome encodes the following:
- the glmS gene encoding glutamine--fructose-6-phosphate transaminase (isomerizing), with translation MCGIVGGVAQRDVTPILVEGLRRLEYRGYDSAGIAVIDNKRSLERLRVLGKVDKLQAALKDTVVQGSLGIAHTRWATHGEPSTRNAHPHVSNDCVALVHNGIIENHNKLRLRQSEKGYQFTSDTDTEVAVHQIYDHIKTGKDLLTAVLDTAQELEGAFALGVISASEPDRLIAARRGSPLVIGIGIGETFIASDVFALLPVTPRFIFLEEGDVADIRRDSVAIYDAGRRPVERPISISQLSADAADKAGYRHYMLKEIFTQARAVADTLEGRTQEGRVVEDAFGFGAHAVFDQVRAVQVIACGTSFHAGLVTRYWMEGVAGIPCSVEIASEFRYRKSVVQPGTLFVAISQSGETADTLAALRLAKSSGYLDTLAICNVPESSLTREAGLVFLTRAGPEIGVASTKAFTTQLTAMLLLVVALGRRRGLDAAAEKALVATIESLPGKLNQALLLNDRVKQLSEQFADKHHALYLGRGAMYPVAMEGALKLKEISYIHAEAYPAGELKHGPLALVDEDMPVIAVAPNNELLEKLKSNLEEVRARKGKLYVFADPSIGMQSANNVVAIEAVSVDDLIAPIVYTVPLQLLAYHVAVLKGADIDQPRNLAKSVTVE, from the coding sequence ATGTGCGGAATCGTCGGCGGAGTTGCACAGCGAGATGTGACGCCCATTCTTGTCGAAGGGCTAAGGCGCTTGGAGTATCGCGGATACGACTCGGCGGGGATCGCGGTAATCGATAATAAGCGGTCGTTGGAGCGCCTGCGTGTTTTAGGCAAGGTCGATAAGCTTCAGGCGGCGCTCAAAGACACCGTGGTTCAGGGATCTTTGGGCATTGCCCATACGCGCTGGGCGACCCATGGCGAACCGAGCACCCGCAACGCCCATCCCCACGTCTCCAATGATTGCGTCGCATTGGTGCATAACGGAATCATCGAGAACCACAATAAGCTCCGCTTGCGGCAGAGCGAAAAAGGCTATCAGTTCACCTCCGACACCGATACCGAAGTCGCGGTTCACCAGATATACGACCACATAAAGACCGGGAAAGACTTGCTTACCGCGGTGCTTGACACCGCGCAAGAGCTCGAGGGCGCGTTTGCCCTCGGCGTCATTAGCGCATCGGAACCCGACCGGCTCATTGCTGCGAGGCGCGGCAGCCCGCTCGTCATCGGAATAGGTATCGGAGAAACTTTCATCGCCTCCGATGTTTTCGCGCTCCTGCCGGTGACCCCGAGGTTTATTTTTTTGGAGGAAGGCGATGTTGCGGACATCCGGCGCGACAGCGTCGCGATTTATGATGCCGGGCGCCGGCCCGTCGAACGGCCGATTTCCATCTCGCAACTTTCCGCCGATGCCGCTGACAAGGCAGGCTACCGGCATTACATGTTAAAGGAGATTTTCACCCAAGCGCGGGCGGTGGCCGACACCTTAGAGGGCAGAACCCAAGAAGGCAGGGTCGTCGAGGACGCATTTGGTTTCGGGGCGCATGCTGTTTTCGACCAGGTGCGCGCGGTCCAAGTCATTGCCTGCGGAACGAGCTTCCATGCTGGTCTCGTCACCCGCTACTGGATGGAAGGGGTCGCCGGCATCCCGTGCAGCGTCGAGATAGCGAGTGAATTCCGCTATCGCAAGTCCGTGGTGCAGCCGGGCACATTATTCGTCGCGATCTCGCAATCGGGAGAAACGGCCGACACATTGGCCGCGTTACGACTCGCGAAATCCTCAGGATATTTGGATACCTTGGCGATTTGCAATGTCCCCGAAAGCTCGCTCACGCGCGAAGCCGGCCTCGTCTTCTTAACGCGGGCGGGCCCCGAAATCGGCGTGGCCTCAACGAAGGCATTCACGACCCAGCTTACGGCCATGCTGCTCCTGGTGGTCGCGCTCGGTCGGCGGCGCGGTTTGGATGCAGCGGCCGAGAAAGCGTTGGTGGCAACGATAGAAAGCCTGCCCGGGAAGCTGAACCAGGCATTACTGCTCAACGATCGGGTTAAGCAGTTGTCCGAGCAGTTCGCGGATAAACATCATGCCTTGTATTTAGGCCGTGGCGCGATGTATCCAGTCGCGATGGAAGGTGCCCTCAAGCTGAAAGAAATTTCTTATATTCACGCCGAGGCCTATCCGGCCGGCGAATTAAAGCACGGGCCCTTGGCGCTGGTGGACGAAGATATGCCGGTCATCGCCGTCGCGCCAAACAACGAATTACTGGAAAAGCTGAAATCGAATTTGGAGGAAGTCAGGGCACGAAAGGGCAAGCTTTATGTCTTTGCCGATCCGAGTATCGGAATGCAAAGCGCCAACAACGTCGTTGCCATCGAAGCGGTTTCCGTCGATGACCTCATCGCCCCAATTGTCTATACGGTACCGTTGCAACTGCTTGCCTATCACGTCGCCGTGCTTAAAGGGGCCGACATCGATCAACCGCGTAATCTCGCTAAATCCGTGACCGTGGAATAA
- a CDS encoding aminopeptidase: MIQRVEAECAEVRAGALYWITPLALSLLLYCPWANLSYYAQSVRGQAALLLKRRPISSVIAEPQTPAPIRHKLHVVLDLRSFAIDTLGLTDNGSYLTFVDLDRRAVAWNVFATPEFSLSPLNWCFPFAGCLSYHGYFSENRAHSAAAGLSKAGNDVFVGGVAAYSTLGWFRDPVYSTMLSWSDTRIGELILHEMAHQTVYVPGDSAFNEAFATTVATQGVRHWLVQTKQHEKLKDFDLAKRHEDAFVTLVLDTARRLQDLYASRLISAEMRAAKQGIFTDLRERYRAVRDQWGGYSGYDAWMARDLNNAKLSSIVTYREHTRAFERLFNNVNQDFRKFYQRVTAIAELTPSERSAFFRHLVGHSVAGQLGEPSPPDHKS, translated from the coding sequence ATGATTCAACGGGTGGAAGCAGAATGCGCGGAGGTGCGTGCAGGGGCCTTGTACTGGATCACGCCTTTGGCTTTATCGCTTCTTTTGTACTGCCCGTGGGCGAATTTGAGCTATTACGCCCAGTCGGTGAGGGGACAAGCTGCATTGCTATTAAAAAGGAGACCGATCAGTTCCGTTATCGCCGAACCGCAAACGCCCGCGCCAATCAGACATAAACTGCATGTGGTTCTGGATCTGCGCAGCTTTGCAATCGACACGCTCGGCCTCACGGATAATGGAAGCTATCTTACCTTCGTGGATCTCGATCGCAGGGCGGTTGCGTGGAACGTATTCGCAACTCCGGAGTTTTCACTCAGCCCCTTGAACTGGTGTTTCCCGTTCGCCGGCTGTTTGAGCTATCACGGCTATTTTTCCGAGAACCGAGCTCATAGCGCGGCGGCGGGACTATCGAAGGCCGGCAACGACGTTTTTGTAGGCGGGGTCGCGGCTTACTCTACGCTCGGCTGGTTTCGAGATCCGGTCTATAGCACCATGCTAAGCTGGAGCGACACGCGGATCGGCGAGCTTATCCTGCATGAAATGGCGCATCAAACGGTTTATGTTCCGGGCGATAGCGCTTTCAACGAAGCCTTTGCGACGACGGTGGCCACGCAAGGCGTCCGGCACTGGCTGGTGCAAACCAAACAGCATGAAAAACTCAAAGATTTTGATTTAGCGAAGCGCCACGAAGATGCCTTCGTCACGCTGGTGCTCGATACGGCGAGGCGCTTGCAGGACCTCTACGCATCGCGATTGATTTCAGCGGAGATGCGCGCCGCGAAACAAGGCATTTTTACAGATTTACGCGAGCGCTACCGCGCGGTGCGCGATCAATGGGGGGGCTATTCGGGCTACGATGCATGGATGGCGCGGGACTTAAACAATGCCAAGCTCTCTTCGATCGTTACTTATCGGGAGCACACCCGGGCATTCGAACGGCTTTTTAACAATGTGAACCAGGACTTCCGAAAGTTCTACCAACGAGTCACGGCGATCGCGGAGCTAACTCCGAGCGAGCGTTCCGCGTTCTTCCGGCATCTTGTAGGCCATAGCGTAGCGGGCCAGCTCGGCGAACCATCCCCACCTGACCATAAGTCCTAG
- a CDS encoding sulfurtransferase: MFETIIDRERLKQHLGAAGWVIVDCRFDLTNKLAGRVAYRASHIWGAVYADLEHDLTGSPLIDHGRHPLPSTQALETLFVRLGIEDRTQVVAYDAAGGSIAARLWWLLRYMGHDKVAVLDGGWQQWIAMDFPVTAGKQSNTAGGFHGAPERHLLHTIDELTRASLLLDSRDPARYRGDYEPIDRVAGHIPGAINRWWKDNLDAEGLFLSADELHLQFTTLFKETPPQQVSVYCGSGVTACHNLLAIKHAGLEMGRLYAGSWSEWCADPSRPVARHSE; encoded by the coding sequence ATGTTCGAGACGATCATTGATCGGGAACGCTTAAAGCAGCATCTTGGTGCGGCCGGATGGGTTATCGTTGATTGCCGGTTTGATCTAACGAACAAGCTGGCGGGGCGGGTAGCCTACCGTGCGAGTCATATTTGGGGTGCGGTGTACGCCGATCTCGAACACGACTTGACCGGCTCCCCTTTGATAGACCACGGACGGCATCCTTTGCCAAGCACGCAAGCGCTGGAAACGCTGTTCGTGCGCCTGGGTATCGAAGACCGCACGCAGGTCGTGGCCTACGACGCCGCTGGTGGTTCCATCGCGGCGCGTTTGTGGTGGTTACTCCGCTATATGGGGCACGACAAGGTTGCCGTCCTCGACGGGGGGTGGCAGCAATGGATCGCCATGGACTTTCCGGTCACGGCCGGTAAACAATCCAACACCGCGGGGGGGTTTCACGGCGCACCCGAGCGTCATCTCTTGCATACGATCGACGAGCTCACGCGGGCATCATTGCTGTTGGATTCGCGTGATCCCGCCCGCTATCGCGGAGACTATGAGCCCATAGATCGCGTGGCGGGCCACATCCCCGGAGCGATAAATCGCTGGTGGAAAGATAACCTCGATGCCGAAGGTCTATTTCTCTCCGCGGACGAATTGCACCTGCAATTCACAACGCTGTTCAAAGAAACGCCTCCGCAGCAGGTCTCCGTTTATTGCGGTTCCGGTGTGACTGCCTGCCATAATCTCCTGGCGATCAAGCACGCCGGGCTGGAGATGGGCCGGCTTTATGCGGGATCCTGGAGCGAATGGTGCGCAGATCCCTCCCGCCCTGTGGCGCGTCATAGCGAATAA
- a CDS encoding biotin--[acetyl-CoA-carboxylase] ligase, translated as MLTKSALLPNPARDEQLLKLLADGNIYSTARVASAFGGETPPLETLSVLLGSYGVEIEVAGDDGLRLKHPIELLEADRIVTALERSGSAPHRLDLAFSIDSTNQALMGRAGREDTHRHVCLAEFQRMGRGRRGKAWLAPLGSGLCMSVAWDLRVAPEILPSLGLTTATVAARVLRNLGIDDVGIKWPNDIWWKNRKLGGILVETRVGPHNKHTAVAGIGINVAFPQRRLREIEQPYTDIQTALGRGVSRNALATALLHELHTAFTLFERFGFAPFYDECRGYDVVYGQKVQLSWRGARLVGRAFGIDPSGALSLELEDSTCRFETGDLSLRPADWC; from the coding sequence GTGCTAACCAAATCGGCGTTGTTACCTAACCCGGCGCGGGATGAGCAGCTTTTAAAGCTTCTCGCGGACGGAAATATCTATTCCACCGCCAGAGTAGCTTCAGCGTTCGGCGGTGAAACACCTCCGTTAGAAACACTGTCCGTGTTGCTTGGTTCTTACGGTGTGGAGATCGAGGTTGCGGGCGATGACGGGTTGAGATTGAAGCACCCCATCGAGCTCTTGGAGGCGGATCGGATAGTGACCGCTCTAGAGCGATCCGGTTCTGCTCCTCATCGCCTTGATCTAGCGTTCTCGATCGATTCCACTAACCAGGCGCTTATGGGGAGAGCGGGCCGAGAGGATACTCACCGGCATGTATGCCTGGCCGAGTTCCAGCGCATGGGCCGAGGCCGGCGCGGGAAAGCGTGGTTGGCTCCGCTTGGAAGCGGGTTATGTATGTCCGTCGCCTGGGATCTCCGCGTCGCTCCCGAGATCCTGCCGTCGCTCGGGTTGACGACGGCCACCGTCGCAGCGCGCGTTCTGAGAAACCTGGGGATCGATGATGTCGGGATAAAATGGCCGAATGACATCTGGTGGAAAAACCGCAAGCTGGGCGGCATTCTGGTTGAAACCAGGGTCGGGCCGCACAATAAGCACACGGCCGTGGCCGGGATCGGTATCAACGTGGCGTTTCCTCAACGGAGACTACGCGAAATAGAACAACCGTATACGGATATACAGACAGCGCTGGGGCGCGGCGTTTCACGCAATGCTCTTGCCACGGCCTTGCTGCACGAACTTCATACCGCGTTCACGCTCTTCGAGCGTTTCGGATTTGCTCCGTTTTACGATGAGTGTCGAGGGTATGACGTCGTTTATGGGCAAAAAGTACAATTATCCTGGCGCGGGGCGCGCCTGGTCGGCCGCGCCTTTGGCATCGACCCGAGTGGGGCATTGTCCCTGGAGTTGGAGGATTCGACTTGCCGTTTTGAAACAGGTGATTTAAGTTTGAGGCCGGCCGATTGGTGCTAA